A genomic window from Algoriphagus sp. Y33 includes:
- a CDS encoding ABC transporter permease, with protein MINNYLKTAVRILRREKTNSIINIAGLMLGITGSLILFLIVHNGSNYDSYHKNKDRIYRVVTSEKTSSGESYTQGIPPILVSAFKEDFAGEVEAATFTSYRRNSLIGFAKTDGSFSKVEVSQGVAYAEPSFFEIFDRHLLTGEYASIENPNTALISSQWAEEYFQEKDPVGELIKYDEELYKITGIMQDYPAKTDLPIDLMLSYATIKKQKESSQWGGISDSDNCYFLLNENASIENLEAQLPGFAEKYYGEKESNGFGKNFIAQPLNTLHSDMRFGNYGSKMPLIAKITFLVIGLVLLVSCCINFINLTTAAAVKRSKEIGIRKILGSSRTQLISQLLSETFLITFIATGLSIIFGEFLLKFINPYLGVDLSFNLGSEYIAWMYLIGVMILVTLLSGLYPAWIISSGKGGKVYSSTSFEKKSGFSVRSSLVVVQFFISQFFIIATLVMYSQFSYMHNKDIGFQKEAIVTLPIPINEQTDTIQNESVMRTLKAELQRLPGISMVSLNNAPPSSNSVLGTSFSIPGKDEPISTQIKEVDGDYIALFELELLAGAGLSDLDTMSGFVVNETLAKQAGFEDYNDLVGEQIDLWGNKMPVTGVVKDFNSTSLSKPVEPVILLNNLSGFHSIALKIEGNSFEQNLTQIQSKWEAAYPEYIFSYSFLEDQIFNMYNGERKTSTVLALFSSLAIFIGCLGLFGLVTFMANNKTKEIGIRKVLGASSQSIVLLFSREFTKLILIGFAIASPIAAFVMRMVLKEFAYQISLGPAIFLIGLGITFVIAFITVGFRSFGAAMANPVDSLRSE; from the coding sequence ATGATCAATAATTACCTGAAAACTGCAGTCAGAATTCTCCGACGTGAGAAAACCAACTCCATCATCAACATAGCGGGTCTTATGCTAGGCATAACAGGGAGCCTGATCCTTTTCTTAATTGTACACAATGGATCCAACTATGATAGCTACCACAAGAACAAGGATAGAATATACCGGGTGGTGACTTCGGAGAAAACCAGTAGTGGAGAATCATACACCCAGGGTATTCCCCCTATTTTGGTAAGTGCCTTCAAAGAAGATTTTGCCGGCGAAGTCGAAGCTGCAACATTCACTTCTTACAGGCGCAATTCTTTGATAGGCTTTGCAAAAACTGACGGTTCATTTTCCAAGGTAGAAGTGTCTCAAGGAGTGGCCTATGCGGAACCATCATTTTTTGAGATTTTTGACAGACATCTACTGACAGGCGAGTATGCGAGTATTGAAAACCCAAATACCGCATTAATATCAAGCCAGTGGGCCGAAGAATATTTCCAAGAAAAGGATCCCGTAGGCGAGCTGATCAAATATGATGAAGAACTGTATAAAATCACAGGAATCATGCAAGATTATCCCGCAAAAACAGATTTGCCTATAGACCTTATGCTCTCCTATGCTACTATCAAAAAGCAAAAGGAATCAAGTCAGTGGGGAGGTATTTCGGACTCAGACAACTGCTATTTCTTACTTAATGAAAATGCATCTATAGAAAACCTGGAAGCTCAATTGCCCGGGTTTGCCGAGAAATATTATGGAGAAAAAGAGTCAAATGGCTTTGGGAAAAACTTTATAGCCCAACCACTAAACACGCTTCACAGTGATATGCGATTCGGAAATTATGGATCAAAAATGCCTCTTATTGCCAAAATCACTTTCTTGGTCATCGGCCTGGTTTTATTGGTGAGCTGCTGTATCAATTTTATAAACCTGACTACTGCTGCTGCAGTAAAGCGTAGCAAAGAAATCGGAATCAGGAAAATACTCGGAAGCTCCAGAACCCAGCTTATTTCACAGCTCCTTAGTGAGACATTCTTGATCACTTTTATTGCAACTGGCCTGTCTATAATTTTTGGGGAATTTCTCTTGAAATTCATTAATCCATACTTAGGGGTGGACTTATCTTTTAACCTTGGATCAGAATATATTGCCTGGATGTACCTAATAGGCGTAATGATTTTAGTCACGCTTCTTTCCGGATTGTATCCTGCCTGGATCATTTCATCAGGCAAAGGAGGGAAGGTCTATTCGTCAACTAGTTTTGAAAAAAAATCCGGATTTTCAGTAAGAAGCTCATTGGTAGTTGTCCAGTTTTTTATCTCCCAGTTTTTCATCATCGCTACCCTGGTGATGTATTCCCAGTTCAGTTATATGCATAACAAGGATATTGGATTTCAGAAGGAAGCTATCGTCACCTTGCCAATCCCAATAAATGAGCAAACAGATACTATCCAAAACGAAAGTGTGATGCGAACGCTCAAAGCCGAATTGCAGCGCTTGCCCGGTATCTCTATGGTAAGTCTGAACAATGCTCCGCCTTCATCCAACAGTGTATTGGGAACTAGCTTCAGTATTCCGGGCAAAGACGAACCGATCAGTACTCAAATAAAGGAAGTAGATGGAGACTACATAGCACTGTTTGAACTTGAATTGCTGGCAGGAGCTGGATTGTCTGATCTGGATACCATGTCTGGATTTGTGGTTAATGAAACGTTGGCCAAACAAGCCGGATTTGAAGATTACAATGATTTGGTGGGTGAACAAATCGACCTCTGGGGTAATAAAATGCCGGTAACCGGTGTAGTCAAAGATTTCAATTCAACTTCACTTTCTAAGCCAGTTGAACCAGTAATCCTACTTAATAATCTGAGTGGGTTTCATAGCATTGCCCTGAAAATAGAAGGAAATAGTTTTGAGCAAAATCTAACTCAGATCCAAAGCAAGTGGGAAGCGGCCTATCCGGAATATATTTTCAGCTACAGCTTTTTAGAGGATCAGATTTTCAACATGTATAATGGCGAAAGAAAGACCTCCACCGTCTTGGCACTCTTCTCATCTCTGGCAATTTTCATAGGTTGCCTTGGCTTATTTGGACTGGTCACTTTCATGGCAAACAATAAAACTAAAGAAATTGGCATCAGAAAAGTGCTTGGAGCATCTTCCCAAAGTATTGTGTTGCTCTTCTCCAGAGAATTTACGAAGCTGATTCTTATCGGTTTTGCGATTGCAAGCCCAATTGCAGCTTTTGTTATGAGAATGGTTTTGAAGGAGTTTGCGTATCAGATTTCGCTCGGACCTGCCATTTTCCTCATTGGGCTGGGGATCACCTTTGTGATTGCCTTTATCACAGTTGGATTCAGGTCATTTGGGGCAGCTATGGCAAATCCTGTTGATTCCCTGAGATCAGAGTAA